DNA sequence from the Rhodothermales bacterium genome:
CGCCGCGAACACGATCTCGGGCAGGTGCAGGGTATGCGCGCGCTGGAGGTTCGCCATCCAGTACTCCTCGGGCTGGTCGGGCAGGCCGAACGCGAACCCGATCGACAGGGCGTTGAAGCCGGCCAGACGGGCATATTCGATGCCGCGCATCACCTGTTCGCCGCTGCCGCTGAGGGCGAGCCGGTCGCGGTCTTCCTGGAAAAACGAGTGCGCCTTCAGGTGAAGCCGGCTGATGCCGAGGGACGCATACGTGCGCAGGGTCTCCCGGTCGAGCGTGGTCGGATCGACGTCCAGCGTGACTTCCGTCATCGCCGAGGTGTCGAAGTGGGCCACGACCGCCTCGATGACGGCGCCGACCTCGTCGTCGAGCAGGTCGTCCGGGAAGCCGGCCAGGTACAGCGTTTCCACCGTCTCGTTGCGCGCGTGCGATTCGGCGTAGTAGGCCAGTTCGATGCCGATCGCGCGCACCAGCCGCGTGATCGCGCCCCGCTCGGAACGGGCGACGCGCGACGCCGGATGGTTCGACAGGCGAGGTATATGGATGTAGATCCCGGCCATGTTCCGTGTGATTACCTGGAGCGCGCAGAAGTCAGTCTTGCGTCATACCTTTCAGACCGCATTTGGTTACGGAGGTCAACGCCTTGCCGGACGCCCGCCGACGACGGAACGATCGAGATACAGCATGTTGGATCTACACGCCGTACAGCAGCAGCTGCGCGAGTTTTACCGGTATCAGTCCGAAGCAGAGCGAGAACGCGCCGGCAAGCTCGATCGCGCCCTCGCCGCGCTCCGCGCCTGCGAGCCGGTATGGGATCGGCTGGCGGACGCCGTCGACGGCCGGCCGACTTCGCGGCTGCACGCCCGGCCGCTCGAATCGCCCGGTACACCGCACGATCCGAAGCCGCGCCCGGCGGAAGTCACCGTCGTGGCGACCGACGGATCGCAGATCTTTCCGGACCGGCACGTCGAGCCGACCTGTTTCCTCCTCAACATCGGCCGGATCGCCTTCCAGTACGGCACCCTGGAGCCGCCCCTGATGGATGCGAGCCCGCACGTCAAATACCGGGCGCGGGACATCGAGACGATCGCCGGCGACGGCTACGACACCGCCACGGAGGCGGTCGTGTCGGCGCTGCGGGACGAGCTGGAGCTGACGGACTTGCTGGCGACGGCGACGGCGTCGCGGGTCGACGGCCGGCCGATCGTCGCGTTGTCGGACGGCACGCTGATACGCTGGATGCTGCGCAGCCTCCGTGATCGGGCGCTCGAGGATCGGCTGCTGCGCGCCTACACCGATACGCTGGAGGGGTTTCGCGCGGCCGGCATCCCCGTTTGCTCCTACATCAGCCTGCCCGGCAACGCCGAACTGATCAATACCCTCGGTGTTTATCTGCACCTGTTTGAGCAGGAGCCCGATGCGCTGGGGCTCGATGGGCTGGTCGATCACTGGCTGCTCAGCCGGCATCTGAGGCCCGGGCAGCGCTCGGCGCTGTTCGCCACCCAGTCCCACATCCAGAAGGATTACCCCAAAGCCGAGCAGATCGTGTTCTTTTATTTCAGGACGGATGCGCCGGCCGGCGCATCCGAGATCGCCCGCGTCGAATTGCCGCACTGGGTGAGCGAGCAGCCCGGCGCGCTCGACCTGATCCATAGCGTGGTGCTCGACGAGTGCCGCAAGGGGCGGGGATATCCCATGATCCTGTCGGAGGCGCATGAACAGGCCGTCGTGCGCGGGGCCGACCGGGTCTTGTTTTTCGAGATGCTGGAAACGCTGATGGTCCGCGAGGGGCATCCGGCGATGGGCTCGATGAAACGGGCGAGCAAACAGCGGCCCCTGATCTGAATGTCAAACCGGTCGCGGGCAGGACGCGGCGCCGTCCGCCCCGGTCGGCCATCCAGTAGATGCTACCTATGATACAGACAACCGATGGGCCGGCGATCGCCGAAGTGATCGCATCGAGTACCGGCGGCTATACCGCCGAAGTGATGCGTGAGGCGGACGTCCCCGCGTTCGGCGCCTGGGTCGCCACGCGCAGCAGCGACGGGGTGCTTACCCTCGGCGTGGTGGGTTATGTAGAGCGCGGCAGCATGGTGTCGAACCGGCAGGCCGTGGCGCTCGGGCGTGAGCGGGAAGCGCTCCAGCGCGAGATGCCCCACGTGCTCGAACTCCTCCGCACGACGGTAGACGTTCATCTCCTGGCGCACGTCGACGCCGGGGGCCGGCTTCGTCAGACGGTGCCGCCCCATCCGCCCGCCATCCACGACTTTGTCATGGAGGCTCCGGATGCCGTCGTTCAGGCTATCGGGGCGCCGTTCGACGTGCTCCGCACGCTGGCGTCGCGGATCGATGAGGCGGTCTCGGCGGAAGATCTGCTGGCTGCGACCCTGCGTGCGCTGCGCGAATCCAGACCCACGCCGGCGGAAGGCCGGAGCGTGGTGATCGATGCCGGGCGGGTCCTGAGCCGGCTCTATCGCGACGATCACGAACGGCTGCAGGCCATCCTGCGCCGCCTCTGACGCCGCGCGTCAGTTCCCGAAGATGAGGCCGACGCGGAAGGGCAGGATGAACTGGACGGCGGTTTGCCCCACGATGACGGCCGGGTTGATCTCGTAGAAGAACGACGACTCCTGCAGCAACTGCACGCGGCCGATGCCGAAATGGATGCTGGGCCCGCTTTCGTTGCTGCTGGTGTTCTGGGAGAGCGGCACGTACGCGCCGAGGCCGGCGAGCAGGTAAATCTCGGCGTCCGGCGTGGTGGACGGCAGGTTGATGATGCCCGAAACCTGCGGATCGAAGACGA
Encoded proteins:
- a CDS encoding DNA double-strand break repair nuclease NurA; translated protein: MLDLHAVQQQLREFYRYQSEAERERAGKLDRALAALRACEPVWDRLADAVDGRPTSRLHARPLESPGTPHDPKPRPAEVTVVATDGSQIFPDRHVEPTCFLLNIGRIAFQYGTLEPPLMDASPHVKYRARDIETIAGDGYDTATEAVVSALRDELELTDLLATATASRVDGRPIVALSDGTLIRWMLRSLRDRALEDRLLRAYTDTLEGFRAAGIPVCSYISLPGNAELINTLGVYLHLFEQEPDALGLDGLVDHWLLSRHLRPGQRSALFATQSHIQKDYPKAEQIVFFYFRTDAPAGASEIARVELPHWVSEQPGALDLIHSVVLDECRKGRGYPMILSEAHEQAVVRGADRVLFFEMLETLMVREGHPAMGSMKRASKQRPLI